From one Mytilus edulis chromosome 1, xbMytEdul2.2, whole genome shotgun sequence genomic stretch:
- the LOC139512545 gene encoding EF-hand calcium-binding domain-containing protein 12-like: MPPRGRGGGDIVLDNDVSFPLERLFDHRNLDHLPRENRLDQFEKRDLAHVKHYKAAVKIFGGPLSRKRVIQAPPMETPMKHRLGVYLNKKEPPPPIKLCSEMKSKQLMIDENADAIAAGKKAVAEEDSYKKWIADRQKFRHDLDNMGLNAEWLRRKTNKTELEKRVYRKMVEEAKPKPIIPEPIIEKVLEAMISIVPSVKIPSPLGVRILEQHLRKNQIRLIDLFVMVDRDKNWRISREEFKQAIRESKVTMSESLLEDMILSLDSNFDNYLDYKELAEGLNMWRKERRENRRKALSRESTNLSQKSETISATPQSLEELYDEPDYLELMKEGKMTSALSRHQDTSEEDIYGDPELAKSKESPKSSKGSLRGSAKGRIDSGISKTSGKSSRKSVGIDREPSEENIVIGEGDLKDSAESEVKVRIGSAKRSASRVSGSSRASTPQYLEVPEQDLKPDRMILSSEEAMVDLRKRDREALKNSTRQGSPKVRLPAPGVIKVGDKAIDDHSMRSTLKGETADMVNKFRELKLREYCDITKLCKLNGIILSERLLEKVLLYPPDRPHHEIHRNVKTPADPLLSSHYAEPKKRPRTPIEVKHKDKVKRSKSGKLMFDSRHRYPQKSNVASSGTKENLSTGRAVIRSKVDCWMTFEEYERLTRHLETRYQQLHGSIDTNAFWPGHLLDKVRLCMPPYDKPHPSLNSSNALFRDVGINRRSHVVPIRENSAWPVNEYGFVQNGIYDPYARKY, from the exons ATGCCACCAAGAGGAAGAGGAGGTGGGGACATTGTATTGGATAATGATGTCAGCTTTCCACTTGAGCGTCTTTTTGACCACAGAAACTTGGACCATCTTCCTCGAGAAAATCGTTTGGATCAGTTTGAAAAAAGAGACCTGGCCCATGTCAAGCATTATAAAGCTGCGGTTAAGATATTTGGGGGTCCACTTAGTAGGAAGAGAGTTATTCAGGCTCCTCCTATGGAAACTCCCATGAAACACAGACTAGgagtttatttaaacaaaaaagaacCACCTCCACCAATAAAGTTATGTTCAGAAATGAAATCAAAACAATTAATGATAGATGAAAATGCTGATGCCATTGCAGCAGGGAAAAAGGCAGTTGCTGAAGAGGACTCTTATAAGAAATGGATTGCAGATCGTCAAAAATTTAGACATGATTTAGACAATATGGGACTAAATGCAGAATGGCTGAGaaggaaaacaaataaaactgaATTAGAAAAACGTGTCTATAGAAAAATGGTAGAAGAAGCAAAACCTAAGCCAATCATTCCAGAACCAATTATTGAAAAAGTGTTAGAAGCTATGATCTCTATTGTGCCCTCAGTAAAGATTCCATCACCGCTAGGTGTGCGAATTCTAGAACAACATTTACGTAAAAATCAGATACGtcttatagacctgtttgtaatgGTTGATAGAGATAAGAACTGGAGAATTTCTAGAGAAGAGTTTAAGCAGGCTATAAGAGAG TCAAAAGTAACAATGTCGGAGTCTCTTCTAGAAGATATGATTCTTTCATTAGATAGTAACTTTGACAATTATTTAGACTACAAGGAACTGGCAGAAGGACTGAACATGTGGCGAAAGGAGAGAAGAGAAAATAGAAGAAAGGCATTATCAAGGGAGTCTACTAACTTATCTCAGAAATCTGAAACAA TTTCTGCTACACCCCAGTCATTGGAAGAACTGTATGATGAGCCTGATTATCTTGAACTTATGAAGGAAGGAAAGATGACATCTGCTTTATCAAGACATCAAGATACTAGTGAGGAAGACATTTATGGGGACCCTGAATTGGCAAAGAGTAAGGAATCGCCCAAATCATCCAAAGGCTCTCTTCGAGGATCTGCCAAAGGGAGGATAGATTCAGGAATAAGTAAGACATCTGGCAAATCTTCTAGGAAGTCTGTTGGCATTGACAGAGAACCATCAGAAGAAAATATAGTCATAGGTGAAGGTGATTTGAAGGACAGTGCTGAATCAGAGGTTAAAGTTCGCATTGGTTCTGCTAAAAGAAGTGCTAGTAGAGTTAGTGGAAGTAGCAGGGCTTCTACACCACAATATTTAGAGGTTCCCGAACAGGATCTCAAACCTGATAGAATGATTTTATCTTCAGAGGAGGCTATGGTAGACCTGAGAAAGAGGGACAGAGAGGCATTAAAGAACTCTACCAGACAGGGT TCACCTAAAGTAAGGTTACCTGCACCAGGTGTAATCAAGGTGGGAGACAAAGCTATAGATGACCATTCAATGAGGTCGACGTTGAAGGGAGAAACAGCAGACATGGTCAATAAGTTTAGAGAGTTAAAGCTTAGAGAGTATTGTGATATAACCAAGCTCTGTAAATTAAATGGAATAATTCTAAGTGAAAGACTACTAGAAAAAG TTTTACTTTACCCACCtgatagacctcatcatgaaatTCACCGAAACGTAAAAACACCCGCTGATCCTTTACTATCCAGTCACTATGCTGAACCAAAAAAGAGGCCAAGGACACCTATAGAGGTCAAACACAAGGATAAGGTCAAGAGGTCAAAGAGTGGTAAACTAATGTTTGACAGTAGACATAGATATCCACAAAAATCCAATGTTGCTTCTTCAGGAACCAAAGAAAATCTATCTACAGGAAGAGCTGTTATCAGAAGTAAAGTCGATTGTTGGATGACGTTTGAGGAGTATGAAAGATTAACAAG acATTTAGAAACAAGATACCAGCAACTTCATGGTAGTATAGACACTAATGCCTTCTGGCCTGGTCACTTACTGGACAAAGTACGACTCTGTATGCCTCCTTATGATAAGCCACATCCTTCATTGAACAGCTCTAATGCTCTGTTTAGGGATGTTGGTATAAACAGGAGAAGCCATGTTGTTCCTATTAGGGAGAACTCAGCATGGCCTGTAAATGAGTATGGTTTTGTTCAGAATGGAATATATGATCCCTATGCCAGAAAATATTAA